From the genome of Brassica oleracea var. oleracea cultivar TO1000 chromosome C4, BOL, whole genome shotgun sequence:
GAGATGGGTTTGCGGGTGTGCGGTGAAGTGGTGTGATTAGAGCCATTGATAGAGACAGCAGAGTAAGATAATGAGTAAAACAGAGTCGTGCTTAGGCTCTCTGTGTGTATGTGGATGGGGATTTAATAGAACTCAAAACAATAAATCTCTAATCAAGTTTCTCTTTTTAACGTTTTTATATAATGGGCCTTGCTAAAAATACATAATAGCATCAATGGAACTGATGTTTTTGGGCTTTAGTAACCGGATTTATATGGGGCTAGATGACCACGAAACCTATTTTTTTTTGTGCAAACCGATTTTCATTAATCAAAAAAAATTTGGTTCAAAGCCCACAAGGCCTGTTCAGCCAGAATCGGTTCTAACATTAGCGGATCTTGGAATAAAACTAAACTTGATTGTCTTAAATGAAAACTAGAGAAGGTCGATATCACAAAGAAAGCCAAAAATCTCTAGCTTCATCTCATATATGTTAATCGTGTTGATGAGAACTTGAAAGTCAAAAAACACTGAGATGGAGTTGATTCCGCAATCAAGGGCAAAGTTTATGGCTGTAAGCACAACCAAAATTTCTGCCTTAAAGGGCCAGGAGACAAAAGTCAAAATCGCTGCATGTTGTGATGTCGAAATCAGATCATCAATGATCCAACAAAAGCATGCACAACCCGTTGAGAAGTTCCATGTTGCATCTGTGAACACAGAGCGTAGACCCGATTGATTAGGGTTTGGTTCAGTTCTGATCAAAGGTTTCGAGGGGGAGTGATTGTAGGGGTTTGAGCCACCATCCATTCTTTAGCATCAGAGATCGTTTTCTGGAGAGTTTCTTCAGGCGTGAAATTCCATTTTTGGAAAATGAAACCTAATTTTTATTTTTATATTTCAATGAAATATATATGCATGTAATATAACACGGTTGTCCATTGGACGTATTTCATATTCCTAGTGGACATAATTACTATCTTATATTTGTCGTTATTCGTACAACGTTTAAAAACCTGACCGGTGTAACCGCATCGGTTTCGAGTGCGGTTGAAAGCGTTTGCGGATGCGAGTGGTTGCGGTTTTAAATGTTATTAAGAGATTTGTATGACTGGCACAACGGTTCGAAATTTGTGCGTTTGCGGGATATTTATGACTGTTTAATTACCAAATACACCGATGATTAAATAATAAATTAAAAATATTTAGATTTTCCAATAATTGTAAAAATATTTTAAATCATATTAGTATAATAAATATAAAATTTATATTTATAAAATTATATTATTAATTTTTTAAAAAAAAATTATAGATTTTTTTAAAAACTTTATAAGATAAATTAGAATACAATATATATTTTTATATTTATATAGTTTTTTTGAGAAAATTTTTTTTGTAATTTAGAAGCTTAAAGAGGATTAACGCAATTTATAGCGTTCTCTGTGATTGTTACAAAACGCCAATAACTGCTACCAAACTCAAAAGCTGCGTTTGTGGGTGGTAACGGAAAAACCAATTATGCCTTAAAACTATTAAACCAGCATACCATCGTAAGACTAAATGTACGGAAGATCTGAATTCGATCTAGTGAAAAATCTAGATAAGCGTTGCCAAGAATATAATACTCATTCCATTTTAGATTATATATCATTCTAGATTTTTCACACAAATTAAAAAAGAGTTATAGGTTCAATCTTGCTTTTTTTATTTATAAAAAGTCTCATTTTAACATTTTTTGTTATATAAAAAACGTCATTTTAGAATTTAAATTTAAATTTATTTTAATTTCAATATTAATAACAAAATGTATTAATTTTATTAATATTTTTATTTATCACAAATAATATTAGTTATATGTGTAATTAATAAAAACATAAATATATTTCAATCAGTTTTTAATTTGTGTGAAAATTGTCGGAGCGAAAATCTTTAATGAAACGAAAGAAGTAGAATTATGTTGTTTTATTTTTCTTAATTTATGTAAGGATAAAAAGATAAACTAATGATATAGTTTGTATTAAAATCTTAAAATAATACATATTTTGTAACAAAAAAATTACGCTATAATAATAGTTAATATGAAATGACGGAACTAGGCATGGGTGTTCAGAGGGCCTGTCGAATTCGGTTCAGTTGATTCAGATTTTTGGATTTTGGTAATAAGATAAATTAATGATATAATTTGCATTAAAATCTATAATAATAGTTAATATGAAACGACAGAACTAGGCATGTGTGTTCAGGGGCCTGTCGAATTCGGTTCGGTTGATTCAGATTTTTGGGTTTTGGTAATATTCTCAAAAATCCTATTGGGTTTGATTTGGTTTCTTCCGGATTTTGTTAAGATCAGATTATAACCAATGTCTGAAATCGTCCATGAATAGTTTTTTTTAAATAAAGAAAATGACAAATATACTCAAAATATAAAATTATTCATAAATATAATTAAAAACTAGTTAAACTACCCAAACTAACTTAAAGATATTCTAAATAACAAATAAAACTAATAATCTTTAAAATACTCCAAAACATCTAAATTACTTTAGCATATATAAGAACATTAACATATTTAACTATTTTTGGAAATTTTCGGATCATATTTTGGATTTTCGTTTAGTTAAAATTGTACCCAAGCTCTAACGTATCAAGCTCTTAAGTCTCGTCAAGATAATTTTGAATAACAATTCGGATCAGATTTGGCTTTTCGGCTCAGGTCAAAGTTGTCATTCACACAAATATGCTAAAGCGAGACGTATCTATGTAAAAAACACACTTGTAAAAACAAACCAACTTTTTTTTGTTTGTTCACCATTTTGCAAAAACGCACTCTCCACGTAGTGTTTCACGAAATTCCGCACTGATAAAATATGGCTTCGAATATTTTAATTCGCCCCGCACGCACCGCTAATAGTAACAAAAATCTTTACATATACCATATATTTATACGTTTTTATAACTGTTAGAATCGCACCGCAGTTGAACCGCTTGTCCCGTGCCGCTCAACCCGCTGTTATCTTTCTGAGCCTATTGATAAATGTTGTTATTAATAATTTATACTTGTGAGTTATTTTTATACTCTTAAAGGTTTCAAGCCACATTATTTTAATCAGATTCGTAAAACAGACACTATATAAACTTAATAAAAGCTTATATTATAGGTAATGGTATTAAACATTTTATATTTAATTTTTTTAATCTTTTTTACATTTGTTCTTGTGAGGCATGTATGCTACTATGATATATCATTTAATAAACACTGTTCGTTTTAATGTTTTATATTTTTTAAATTTGTTCTTTTGAGGCATGTTTGCGAGTCTGATATATCGTTTGATTTTAAAATACGGAACTCTGAACACAAGTAATAACTGTTTATATTTTTGTATATGTATTGATGGGTCAAGCGTCTGAAGAGAAACTCCTTTGATTCCAGCGGACATGATGAAACCAAGAGCCTGTTGAAGTTTGAGGAAGAAGGGAACAACAACAACAACAACTTATTCCTTGAAATCTTGAAGTCTGGTATCAACAATCTCCAACCAAGGAATCAAGAACCTGACACTCCACAAATCAAGGGAGGTGAAGACATTACGCTTCAGCATCCATGGATCCAGAGATGGTGCAAGAAGAAAGATGTGTCAACGGATCAATCCGAAGGGGAAGATGGTAGCTTCGTGCCAGAGAACCAAAAAGAGATGGAGAAGAAACAGTATCCGAGTATAGCAGCTATGGCCCTGATGGGGAAGGCTCTGAGCGGTTTAAACCCGCATGGTCTTAGAAAGACAGACTCTCTCATGGTCTGGAACACTCGGGATTAAGGTAGGAAAAGACAAAATCACCATCATCTTAGGATCGTTGGTCTCATTATTTTATCAGTTATGTAGGTATATCAGATTTGTATCATAAAACTTATTGGGTGACTACCTACCTAGGCAATAAACTTATCACATTCCAGTTATGTAACCAATAAATCTTTCTTGGGAGAAAACAAAACAAATAAACTCCACTATTGAAAATATTGATTGAAGGGGGAAAGATCAACAACGTCTAAACATCGAGTCAAAGACTTGAGAAAAGTACATGTGGCAAAAAAGAGAGAGAGAGGAAACACAGTGAAAATAAACTTAGTTGTGGGTAGCCCTAGTGTAAATCTGCTGGCTTGAGTGCATTGAGACCATCCTGATGGTTCCTTTAGCCATCAAATCTCTAATGGCCTTCCTAGCAAGTGAACCATTGATCTGCACAACACACAAATATGATCAGGTCACTACCTCTTAAACAATGACAGAATCCAATACAACATATGTGCTCAAAATCATATGAATCCGATCATTTAGCCACAAGCAAGATAGAAAGTTCGTGACTTTTAAGATTCCCAAGCACACCCAATTAACAAACTCGTGCAAAGACACTGATAACTTATCTAAATCCATCAAAATCAAGAACCAAAGACACTACAAAGAGCTTATCCAGAGAAAAGTTTGAAACTTTAGAGGGGATCCCAATAACTAACTCGACCTTGTTTAGTGAAAAGTTGGAAACTTTTCAATTACCCGAAGATGATTGGAGAGGATGGAAGGAGTAATGAGTTTGAAGCACCTAGAGACATCAAAACCGGACACAGAAAACATTGTTCCGGCATGGAGCCTGTCCCGGAACTGTGGAAGACGGCCGGCACTGATCGTGACTTGCATCATGGTCGACTGAAACACAGTTAAGAATCTATCAGTTATAATATAGATGAGAATTCAAACGGATCAGTAATTATATCTTTTAACAGGAAGACAAAACCTATACTAAACAAAAGGATCAACGCCAAACCAAATCAACACTAATAATCACGATACGGCTCACAAATAACAAAGAACAAAGAACAAAGTGAAAATCCATATATATATATATATATATATTAAAAAAAAATTATAACGACTGTGATAGAATGAATTACTCACGTTGAAATCTACCATGAGCAGATCCATCCACATCAGCTCTCCACCACGCTTAACGTTCTTAGCCTGCCAGAATCGAAGAAGTCTCGCCTCCACAACGGATGAGCACTGCCCAGCCGTGAGATCGAAAAAAACCTTTGTCATAGCCATTGAGAAAGATGATGAGTAAGATTTGAGAATGAGCAAGGTGTGAGATTAGAAAAGCGTGGAGAGCGCATCAGTGAAATCGCAGCATATTTATACACGATCTAGCAGACAAACGGCGCAAGAGGTTGATTCGTAGTGGGATGGGGATTAAAGACGATTTAAGATGATTAAAAACAAACACCGTTACAGGATCTAGACAGTCGCTGGGCCGATAGACGACGAACGAAGAACAGGAAGGGAGCATCTGTTTATCCGAACAAATCTTATATCTCTAGAAACCAAAAATCGAAATAAAATTTTATATTTCACACTGTTTTTAATATTTATCTAACAAAACCGCAAAATATTTTTCACCAATCAAACATTATTATGTATTGCTTATTTTATCAAAATCACACTTATCAAACACATTTCACTTAAAGAAATTTTTATTTTAAATCATATATATTATGTTAATATATTTTTATATTATTGTAATATTTTCTATATTCTATATAATTATTATTTTATTATTAAATAATTATTCAATACCGCAAATATGTATTGTCACCAATCAAACAATATTCCGTACCGCTTTTCACTTAAAACCGCAGTTATTCCGCACTGCATTCTAATTCTGCATAACACAGTGTCACCGTTCCGTACTTTAATTTTGCACCACTTGTAATACCAAATCCATCGTCCACATTCAAGCCTTAACCTCGATTGCAAAAAAAAAATCATTATAGCGTCGATGGAAATGTTCCATCCCTACTATTACATTAATTGATTTTTTTTCCGTCAATATTTTATTTAATTTAAACAGGCCGAAGCCCAATGTTTACAAAGCCGAAACCCAAACTACTAAGCATAAAGCCCACACCAAAGGGCAACAAAATAAACAAAAAAGGCCTGAGGCCCAAACCGCTAGAAACCAGACACCTGCTTGCAGGCCCACGCGTCAAGGAGGCCGGACACGTGTTCGTATCTTCACCATCTCATCCCGTCCGCCTCGACTTGACCGTCGCCGCTTCTATAGCAACACCACTGAAACCCTCGTTTCATCGAAGCTCGTATTACTGTCGAACTTCCATCGAATCAACTTGGAGATCTCATCCCGAGCCTCCCAAACACCCTCCCCATAGAGTTGAAACCACGAATCATCTCTCTTCATTCACGCTTTTCCTTAACATCGGAGAGCTTCATCGATTAAATCGAGATCTCATCCAACAGATCAAAGCCGCGAACCACAGGAACCATGAACCAATAACCACCCCGATCCAGAATCGGGAACAAACCCTTACCCCACTAAAAGATTGAAACACCTAAAGCCGGCGACGCAAGACTATGAAAGCCTTCACCCCCCGGAGACAAAAGCCGGCGATGGCGGAGCTGAAGAAACCTCCACCTCCCAGAGACTAGGCCGGCGGCGACAGAGCTGGATAAGCCTCCACCTCCCGGATTCGAAACTTAAACTGACAAGCCTACTTCACCACGCCAAAACCCTCCACACGACCGCGTCGTTACTCCAGCCGCTTAGCCACCATCGATTTCGGTTCACTCTCCGAGTTGACGACGACGGTTGGGAGCTGGACCAGAGTTCAGACAAGGCGGTCGGGGATAGCAGGCGAAAGAGAAGCAGAGTAAGAGCATCTTAACGAAGAGCGGAGAGCTCCAGCGACGGCACGCTCGCTCACGCGCCGGCCGTACGCCAGACCCAAAGTAGATCTACTTTCTCTCTCTGAAATTTTCTCTCGCTCGCTCACACTGAAACGTTCTTCTCCTCCACCTGGAAAAGACTTTTTACATTAATTGATTACAGGTATCGCAGATCCATAAAATCTATCAAAATTTATTACGTAACGTAACAATTACTGACGCATTTAATATTTTATTTAATACTATTGTTTACTGTTTGTGTTTCCCACCTATTTGAATGATGTTGAATAAAGAAGACATGCGAGTATCTAAATTACAAAAATGCTCTATTTTTCTACTCCCCTGTTTTTTAATTTCTATGTAATTTTTACTTTATTAAAAACTGTGTAACCAATCATATTTAATAATCTATTTTGTAATTGGTTGAATATAATTATTTATAGTTTTAATGATACTTTCTAGAAAAAAAAATATTTTTCTTAATATATATATTTTTTCCAATATTTTGGAACAGAAGGAATATGATTTATCAAGCAGAGACGTATAGTAGATTTTCAGCATTTCCAACAAATTTTTCTCATCTCAGAGCACCTCCAACAGGGGTTCTACCCATTGGAGTTCTAAATATGAATATATGTGTATTTATATATTATATATTATGTATATATTATATATGTGTATGTAGTTATGGAATCCACTAAATAGTGTAAAAATCCTATCCAAAGGTTCTAAAAACAAAGTTATACACATATTCATATTTAGAACCTTTGGGTAAGATTTCTACACTATTTAGTGGACCCCACAACTACATACACATATATAATATATACATATACACATATTCATATTTAGAACTCCAATGGGTAAAACCCTCTATTTGAGATGCTCTCATTTTTAAAGCTTTTGCATTGTAACAACTTTATATCGTCTTCAATTTGAAAGCTTTTAAATGTGCATTATTTACTTCCTCAAAATACTATTTATTTTCATTTTAGTCGTTATAATTATATATGTTTCACACTTATGTGACTAATCTTGATGTTATAATCTAGTAGTTTTCCTTATATCTTTGACATGTTTTATATTATTTTTAGTTACATTATAGTAGTTATTAATTATTATATATTTTAATTTTCGAAAATTTAGTGGATATAATAACTAATAATACTAAAGACTAAAATATAAATATTTTTGATGCAAAATAGATTTAAATATCATTGTTGGTGCAACAAAAAGAGGTTCTTCATTCAAAAATAAGAGTACTTGTTAAAGATGCTTTATTAATGTATTGATCAAATAGTTTACTTACGGGTCATTCTTTTCGTAGGATTTAGGATTTTATCCAATCTCTTGTTGGACGACTACCTCAGTTCTTGTTGGCCCCTCTTGGTTGCCAATGTTTCTTTATTAATTATCATAAACACAGGGGCCCCTCGAGAGGGAGAGCCAGCAGTGCAAAAGCTCATGGCCCATCTCAAAATCAAACAAATTTAACAACAGAAAGGCGTCCAATTTCTTTTTTCTAGCAAAAATCCATAATTTTATGTTTAATCATCTATAATGAATTAAAAAAACTTTTCCATGAGTCCAGTAAAAGTTTAAGCCGGTCATGCATAAGCTAGCATAACCATTTTTTTATGGATGAAAGATTGGTAACTTGAATGAGAGTTGCACATATTATGTAAATTACTCCTGGAATCATATAAAATATAAGCTTTTAATTTTCAATATGTTCTATATTTAGCACAAAGGCTTTTATTAAAAGAGATAACAACTTTGAATCTTGAACATGCCTTTTTTTTGTTGCTTCTTTTATATTTTTCTTAATTAAAGCGACCTAATTTTCTCTGTAGCTTGCCGCTTTCTAAAACTCAGGCCGGCTTTGATCATAACTCACGTCTGGCTGTGCATGTACTGATTGAGTTTGTGTGAATACGCCATTCCGACTAATGTCTCAATGCAATAGTAAAATTTATCATTGAATTCATATACTTCAATAGTCCAATATAGAATCAAAGAATTAGTGGAAAAAAAAATTCAAGTTTACAGAGAAACACGTAGCTCGTCGGAGATCGTCGTCAAAGCAGTGTGTTTTGCAGTTAAGTTAAATATAGAGATGGACATGAGAGCACATGTAATGTTTGGTCCCATTTGATTATCAGTCTTTGTTTTTCTTTCATCCGTTAACAGGTTTGTTTTAAGTCTTGGGAGATTATAGAAGACATGGAATGATCATATACAACCTCTCTCGACAAGATCGTTCTCAGAGTTAAAACAAGAATTTTTTTTTTTGAATTATACAGGGGTGTATCCTGATCCCACAGAAGTGGTCCAAACTAGTCATTTGTTACCACGTGTCGGTCTCCTGTTTCTGGTGATGCCAAATGTTAATTCTCCGGTAGCTGGGACTCAAACTCTGATAGCTTCACCGTATTAAACTTTCTCTTTCAATTTAATCACCACCAGGCCCACAAGTTTTCGTTTAAAACAAACCCTTTAAAACAAGAACTTCACATAGTCATAATATGCAACCACATCACAACCATGTCGACGGTCTCTATGTTTTGAAAATATCAGACGTAATATAGCAAAATAAAAAAGTATTTGGCTATGCAGCAACTTCAAAATTTAACCGACTATGAAAGTGCTTTTATAGTTTTATCATTGTCCAGTGTCCACACACTCTAGTTTATTTATCTTTGGGACTATAGACGTCACGAGTCACGGACCCATATATTGCAGAGGCCAATAAACGAGAATCGCGTAAATACTTTTTTACTTTTGTTTATTGGCAGATCCACAAATTTTTGTCGGAACAAAAAAGACTCAAACAAAAGATAATTCCTTAAATTTTAAAGTATGTTTTTTATTTCATCATGGAAAATTAAATACTTATTGCTGTAAAATGATTACTTTCATTTTATTTCTAATTATATATTTCCCATATATAGAATTGTGGTCAAATATATATAATTCATTTGTTA
Proteins encoded in this window:
- the LOC106341589 gene encoding 40S ribosomal protein S25-3-like yields the protein MWMDLLMVDFNSTMMQVTISAGRLPQFRDRLHAGTMFSVSGFDVSRCFKLITPSILSNHLRINGSLARKAIRDLMAKGTIRMVSMHSSQQIYTRATHN